The Nerophis ophidion isolate RoL-2023_Sa linkage group LG05, RoL_Noph_v1.0, whole genome shotgun sequence genomic interval cttgaggtgcaccatcaagcatggagtgatagtttaataacttataaacgcatgcttaccttagctaaagctaaatatttctCAAAtttcatccaccgtaataaaaacgatcctaaatttttgtttagtacggtagcatcgctaacccaacaagggaccacttccagtagctccacccactcagttgatgactttatgcaattctttagtaagaaaattgaagtcattagaaaggagattaaagacaatgcgtcccagctacaactgggttctattaacactgatacgatggtatatacggcggatactgccctccaaaatagtttctctcgttttgaggaaataacattagaggaattgttacaacgtgtaaatgaaataaaacaaacaacatgtttacttgaccctcttcctgggaaactgatcaagtagctctttgtattattaggtccatcagtgctaaatattataaacttatcactttcctcgggaactgttcccctagcattcaaaaaagcggttattcatcctcttcttaaaagacctaacctcgatcctgacctcatggtaaactaccgacaggtgtctcaccttccctttatttcaaaaatcctcgaaaaaattgttgcggagcagttaaatgaacacttagcgtctaacaatctatgtgaagcctttcaatccggtttcagggcaaatcactccacggagacagccctcgcaaaaatgactaatgatctattgctaacgatggattctgatgcgtcatctatgttgctgctcctcgatcttagcgctgctttcgataccgtcgatcataatattttattagaacgtatcaaaacacaaattggtatgtcagacttagccctgtcttggtttaactcttatcttactgataggatgcagtgcgtctcccataacaatgcgacctcggactacgttaaggtaacgtgtggagttccccagggttcagtccttggccctgcactcttcagcatgtacatgctgccgcttggtgacatcatacgcaaatacggtgttagctttcactgttatgctgatgacacccaactcgacatgcccctaaagctgaccaacacgccggattgtagtcagctggaggcgtgtcttaatgaaatcaaacaatggatgtccgctaactttttgcaacttaacgcaaaaaaaacggaaatgctgattatcggtcctgctagacaccgacctctatttagtaatacaactctaacatttgacaaccaaacaattaaacaaggcgacacggtaaagaatctgggtattatctttgacccaactctctcctttgagtcacacattaaaagcgttactaaaacggccttctttcatctccgtaatatcgctaaaattcgctccattctgtccactaaagaagctgagatcattatccatgcgtttgttatgtctcgcctcgattactctaacgtattattttcgggactccccatgtccagcattaaaagactacagttggcacaaaatgcggctgctagacttttgacaagaacaagaaagtttgatcacattacgcctgtactggctcacctgcactggcttcctgtgcacttaagatgtgactttaaggttttactacttacgtataaaatactacacggtctagctccatcctatcttgccgattgtattgtaccatatgtcctggcaagaaatctgcgttcaaaggactccggtttattagtgattcccaaagccccaaaaaagtctgcgggctatagagcttttccgttcgggctgcagtactctggaatgccctcccggtaacagttcgagatgccacctcagtagaagcatttaagtctcaccttaaaactcatttgtatactctagcctttaaatagactccctttttagaccagttgatctgccgtttcttttctttttctcctatgtcccactctcccttgtggagggggtccggtccgatctggtggccatgtactgctcgcctgtgtatcggctggggacatctctgcgctgctgatctgcctccgcttgggatggtttcctgctggctctgctgtgaacgggactctcgctgctgtgttggacccgctttgaactggactctcgcgactgtgttggatccattatggattgaactttcacagtatcatgttagacccgctcgacatccattgctttcctcctctccaaggttctcatagtcatcattgtcaccgacgtcccactgggtcatcattgtcaccgacgtcccactgggtgtgagttttccttgcccttatgtgggcctaccgagaatgtcgtagtggttcgtgttgtagtttgtacagccctttgagacactagtgatttagggctatgtaagtaaacattgattgattgattgattgaatggtttCCGTTCGGTTCATCAACTTCTGACATTACGCTCTGTGCTGAAAGCTCAGTGGATGTACGCCCGACTATGCAGCCTAAGTTGCGCTTCTCACTTTTATTCAGACCAAACCAACCTGGCTACAACAACTCAACTCGATCTTTGAGGCCCTAATGGTCAATCgtgaaaatattagaaaaaaagtattattatgaCATCAGTGACACCCCCGCTCGGAGAATGACTAACAGACCCGCAAACAGGCACACATTTTAACTCCTCAACACGCCCACACGCCTCTGCCTCTCTTTTCAGCTTTGCATCCAGCCGCCCTCAACACCGCGGCCACACACCCCCGCGGCACGCTTCACCCGCTTGTCTCGCAAATGCGCATTGCATGACGTGTTCATAAATCATCGAGCTGCAATAATGACTGAATGTCTGACTGCTGCTaacatccaacatcaaacaacccTTCCCTCAACCACTAGTAAATGACAATTATTGCTCACCTGTGATGGGAAGGTATCCGAGACTCCTTGAACATTGTGTATGTTATACAACAAGaaggcagctaaagaaggacccCATTTATCCCCCACACAGGAAAAacctgccaggtgaacagctgattttactacTTCCGGTGCAGATGTAAAAAACATGTGTCTCATATGTGACCAAAACAAATATACTAgggtactaagactataccgcAAAAACTGTGAAAACAGCAAGAAGTACAATGAGAAAAAGCCAAAGTGTTGACATCAACCAATAACAACGACACTAAGCTTTGtctttaaaattatatatatatatatatatatatatatatatatatacatatatatatatgactgcgTGGGATCCGTCCAGGTACTAcggcttccccccacctccaaagacatgcacctggggataagttgattggcaaccccaaattggcccgagtgtgggaatgtgagcatgaatgttgtctatcagtattggccctgtgttgaggtggcaacttgtccatagtgaacccgccttccgcccatacagctgagataggctctagcacccctcgcaaccccaaaagagacaagcagtagaacatggatggatggatatatatatagttgaCACAAGGGTAGAGCTTTCTTTGTTTTTTGGCTGAGACCAGGAATATTGGGCTCGAAAAAGTtgatgataggttgattggcacatGATTCATAgagggaaaaataaataaattgggcAATTACTActtttatggctgttgacctgaGACCCTTTTCTGTTGTGGAAAATGTAGAGTTTGCTGCGGACACTTGAGCCCTGTTACAAGATTCCTTTACAAAACTATTTTACTGAAACCATAGTTCCTGTTTTGTAGAACAAGACAAAAGCCCAATTAGAGACAACAGTATTTGTATTCCACCCGCTGTTACTCTGCTGCTAAGAATGCACCACAGAAGATGGGTGATTTATCAGATGCATTTTTAAAATTTcgatatttttactttttacaagctgctgtttttgttttatattgtattatattgttttataAGTATGCACAGCAAAAAATGGGGCAGGTATAGCTGCACCAGATACATTGAATTTAAtccaaaaaatgtaattttaagttGAAACAAATGTTGATCATTTTAATGAACAAGTACAAAAAGACTTGGAAATGTCTATTTTTTGGTATCGACAATATATCGAACCGTGACACAAAAATACTGAACTGAACAGTGAATTTTGTGAATCGTTGCACCCCAACTTGTAATTGACCTCTTTAGACTGCACCGAATATTGTGGTTGCTGATTTACCTCTCCGCAGCACTGTTGCCCAGAAAAGTACCAAACTGCGAAGCGTAGGCGTGCTCAAAAAGCAGCAGCAGGAAGCTCTCGCCGAACTCAAAGGAGCACGGAAACTGCCGGAGGATCTGCCACACGCAGTCCAAGAAGAGGAGGAAGACGGGAGCCTCCTGGCGAAGTTTGCCACTTGAATAGACCGACTGTGCACAACGCTGCTGGAACGGGTGACCCGCCTTGATAGATGAAGAGAGATAAAACAATTATAATTTTGTATAATTTTAAATTCCAGGTTAACTGAGCTTACCTGGAGCCACTCACGCTCCACCAAGCCTTGGAAGCCTCTGATCGTCCTGCAGGCTGGATCCAGAATGATCTGAGCCAAGGAGGTGACCTGCAGTGTAGAGTCTGTGCCTTCTGTTCCGTGGACAAGTACAGACGCTCCCTCCCTGAGACACAACCTACATTATTAATACAAGGAGACCTTTCATAAGGGGTCAGCCACAATCAACTCTGACCTATCGATGCACTGGGCCGCCAAACAGGCCGTGGTTAGGATCTCCTTGATGTGGGCCAGCCAGCTGGATGCCTCCAGCTTACTGAGCCAGCGGTCCATGTTGTGGGACTGGTCGTTGCACGCCTCCACCAGCTTGATGAGGCTCTCCTGCAGCACGTTGGATCTgtttgataataatgataattcatTACATTTGCAATTGTTAAAGCTGTtccaatcagggttttatgctgccaatcCTGATAACCAACATGTGACTACTATATATTTTGCTTTTAAATTCTTTGTTTTTTGCCTTCAACGTCTTCTTTTGTCCAGGGAATTATTCTccgatttaaaacaaaaacaaccaaaaactgattttgagaaaataaaaatattacctAATCACTACAGTCAGTATCGATCATATTTTAACACTGCCCTTTCTGTCGTGGATACTACCAATTTATGAATCTGTCCGCTCATCCTCTTATGCGTCATGTAGTGActatgacaatgctgacacagtAGCAGTTATTGTATTTTCCTCCCTCTAGACTCTTATTAATTGCAACCCTTTGAACACCTGTGAttaaggtctatataaataaactttgatttattgattaatCTAATTGTAAATTTCTTGTTGTACGCTTCTTGATTATTGCTTTAACATGtttccattatatatatatatatatatatatgagttgtgTTGGAGGAGAAGACATGTAGGGGTTCTTATTTGATTAATTTAGCCATACGGTGCGGATGCATATGGATTTTCGTATGGTCCTGTGGGCCTGATGAAATACTTTTCCCAGGCTGCAAATGGTCCCAGGTTTGACAGTTGATGTATGTTGACCTAAATTGGCACTTTTTTAGATAGGTTGTCGACATAAGCGCTCCTACCTCAAGCAAGTTTCAATGTATAAAAATCAATTGATTACTTTTCCCTATAGTTGATCAAATTCACAATATAATCTGTTGTGGTTATGTGAGACCTATTGAAATTTTGTTGACTCCAGCTAGTAGGatttactgtatatactgtatatatggttTGGGAGAGTCAGGTTCTTTTaatggaaataaataaatgaatgaatgtagtATGCCCCTCAGGACCTCTGCCCTATAAGGACAACTCTTTACCTCTCAATGGCCTTATGGATCCTCCGCCACTGGGGGTAATTTGCCTCAGACTCAAAGCCTCCACCTTTAGCTTTAGCCTGCTGGGCCAAGTTGATGGCACGGGTGTCTATAACATAGCCACGTTTCCCAGGCCTCAGGGTGGCATTGATAAGTTTCTCATCTTCCTTGCACCGCCGCCCGTTAGTGCCCGTTAGAGGTTGAGATGCTCGCATCATCACCTGACAACACAAAAGAGATGTCACACTGTGCTGCGAGAGAAGCCTGGTCACCACTCGATGCACTCACCATGCCATTCTTCTTGTGGTAATAGCTGAGCACGGGGAAGCGGCCGGCGTAACGAAACGTTGCTATTTTTCTCAGGGCGTCATCATCGATACCCTTGGGCACGGCAACAAGGGGAGGGTAGGAGGGGCACACACTAAAGTCATTGTTGACTTCACTGAGCCTCCATTCATCCGTCTGATAGAAGAAAGTAAATGTCAGGCTGTTAATACATGCTACTTTAAACATTTTTAGGATCAATTTATCTGTTGTGGGCAGCGCATTAACACATGAGAATAAGTGGAAAAAGCAGAAGAGATCAATATTGCCAAATTAGCAACTTTTCCACTTTATTATTCAATTTTATACAATACATAACAATATTTAATCAATATATTTAGATATTAAAGTACGTATGGGTCATCTCAACATTTAGCCTTACTTATGGCTCAAAGGTTTAATAATCACTTCATACCATAGACTCGAGGTCCTTAAAGGCATCTTGTGGTCTAAAACAATACCATCCATCGTCTATGACCTCAAACATGGGCCGGTAGAAGAAAGGGTACATCAGGGACACAGAATCCAGCGTGGACAGAGCCTAAATGGGCAATAAAGCATATTTAAAACACTACAATACATATTTTCTTTCAAAAAAGTCTAACCTTTTACCTCAGTGGAACTGACGATGTTGAGGCACTCCTCCATACCAGGAATGTCCAGCTGGATCACTCTCAGGTCTTTACACTTTACAATGATTCTGCCCAGGGAGC includes:
- the mtmr9 gene encoding myotubularin-related protein 9 codes for the protein MEFAELIKTPRVDGVVLHRPFMPTVEGTLCLTGHHLILSSRQDNAEELWLLHANIDSIEKKFIGSLGRIIVKCKDLRVIQLDIPGMEECLNIVSSTEALSTLDSVSLMYPFFYRPMFEVIDDGWYCFRPQDAFKDLESMTDEWRLSEVNNDFSVCPSYPPLVAVPKGIDDDALRKIATFRYAGRFPVLSYYHKKNGMVMMRASQPLTGTNGRRCKEDEKLINATLRPGKRGYVIDTRAINLAQQAKAKGGGFESEANYPQWRRIHKAIERSNVLQESLIKLVEACNDQSHNMDRWLSKLEASSWLAHIKEILTTACLAAQCIDREGASVLVHGTEGTDSTLQVTSLAQIILDPACRTIRGFQGLVEREWLQAGHPFQQRCAQSVYSSGKLRQEAPVFLLFLDCVWQILRQFPCSFEFGESFLLLLFEHAYASQFGTFLGNSAAERSKLLVPEKTVSLWSWVNRPQELERLTNPLYEANSLVIWPSVAPQSLLLWEGVFLRWNRSSKCLDEAYEEMVHIIEYNKELQNRVNLLRRQLAQLETEDPLLQTP